Part of the Pseudomonadales bacterium genome, GGCAAACAAAAATAATGTGGCCGAATACCGCCAACCAACATATCATTTCGATTGAACATTAAATGCTGCGGCGTAATAGTGGCTGCCATGGGGCCATCGGCGTCAACGACAAAATCAGCTGCGTCCTTGGTGGTAATATGCTCGAATACAATTTTTAATGCAGGAAATTTTGCCCGCAGCGGAATCATCGTGCGCTCAATAAAAACTTTCTCGCGATCAAAAATATCAATATGGCTATCTGTCACTTCGCCATGAATCAGCAGCGGCATACCGATAGACTGCATGACCTCGTAAACATCAGATTTAGCTAAAATATCAGTCACGCCCGAGTCTGAGTTAGTGGTAGCGCCCGCAGGATAAATCTTCACAGCCTTCACTAAGCCGGTTTGATGCGCGGCTAAAATATCTTCAGCTTGAGTGTTGTCCGTGAGGTATAAGACCATCAGTGGGTCAAAACTGAGCTCGCTAGCTAGGTTCTGCATGATACGCTGATGATAGCTGACGGCCTGAGCTGCATTGACAACCGGTGGGACGAGGTTGGGCATAACAATTGCGCGATTAAATTGACGCGCGGCATCGTTTACTGTGCGTTTCAATGCAACGCCGTCACGTAAGTGAATATGCCAGTCATCGGGTTGTGTCAGGGTAAGCAATTGGCTCATGCGTGAGGCTCGTCGTATAAATTTTTATATTAAAATACTCATTCTATAGTAAAAAAAATAGCTAACCTACCTGAATCGCGTAAGTCTAGCGAAAATCGGACAAAATCAGTACAATACGCGCCCTTTAAATGCTGTTCTTTCGAATTGGAGAAACTGTGATGGCAGACATCAAAAAAGTTGTATTAGCTTACTCGGGCGGCCTTGATACCTCGGTGATTGTGAAATGGTTGCAAGAAGAGTATCAGTGCGAGGTTGTCACGTTTACGGCAGATTTAGGTCAGGGCGAAGAAGTTGAGCCTGCGCGCGCAAAAGCTGAAGCTTTGGGCATCAAAGAAATTTATATTGACGATTTACGTGAAGAGTTTGCGCGTGATTTTGTGTTTCCGATGTTTCGAGCCAACGCCATTTATGAAGGTGAATACCTGCTTGGTACCTCGATCGCAAGACCATTGATTGCTAAGCGACTGATTGAAATTGCTAATGAAACAGGCGCTGATGCTATCTCGCATGGCGCAACCGGCAAGGGCAATGATCAAGTGCGCTTTGAATTAGGTGCTTATGCACTTAAGCCAGGTGTTGCGGTAATTGCGCCTTGGCGCGAATGGGATTTAAACTCACGCGAGTCATTGATGGCGTATTGTGAGCAACACGGTATTCAGGTAGAAACAAAACCAGGCAAGAAGTCCCCTTACTCGATGGACGCTAATTTACTGCATATCTCCTATGAGGGTGATCTGATTGAAGACCCATGGGCAGAGCCTGAAGAAGATATGTGGCTATGGACTAAGTCACCAGAAGATGCACCAGATACGCCCCGCTATATTAACCTGAGCTTTAAGCATGGCGATGTAGTGGCGATTGATGGTGTGGCTAAGTCTCCTGCAACTGTTATGGAAGAGCTGAATAGCATTGCCGGCGAGAACGGTATTGGTCGTGTGGATATTGTTGAAAACCGCTATGTTGGCATGAAGGCGCGAGGCTGTTATGAAACACCTGCAGGCACGGTCTTATTGAAAGCCCATCGTGCGATAGAATCCATTACTTTAGACCGTGAAGCTGCGCATTTAAAAGATGAGTTGATGCCGCGCTATGCCTCGTTAATTTATAATGGCTACTGGTGGTCACCTGAACGCCAAATGTTGCAGGCTGCGATTGATGAAACACAAGCGGTGGTTAATGGTGAGGTTCGCCTGAAGCTGTATAAAGGCAATGTTATGGTAGTAGGGCGCAAGTCAGATGACTCCTTATTTGACGAAGCGATTGCCACGTTTGAGGATGATGCGGGCGCTTACGATCAGAAAGATGCAGCAGGCTTTATAAAGCTCAATGCATTGCGCTTACGCACAGCGGCTAAGAAAGGCCGCTCGCCGCTATAAGTGAACTGCGCTTTGGTTGGTAAAACCTTTTACATCTAAGCTCTACAAACTTCGCATAAAAAGCCCGCCAAAATGGCGGGCTTTTTTATCGGCGCTAATAATTGGCGCAAATATTCATAGCGCTTAAGACTGCTACAGCGGATAGTAGAGCAGTAAAATAGATAGGGTCACAACAGCGAGAAAAATACTCAAGGGTAGGCCAACTTTGATAAAGTCGGTAAATTTATAGCCACCCGGTCCATACACCATCAAATTAGTTTGATAGCCTAACGGCGTAATAAAGCTAGCAGAGGCCGCCATCATAATCGCAAAGATAAACGGCTCAGCATCAATGCCAGCCTGCTGGGTAATCTGTAACACAATCGGCAGCATAATAATGGCAGCCGCATTATTGGTAATCGTTTCAGTCAGCATCACAACCGCTATATAGACTAAAATCAGCATTAGCCAGGGTGTGCCGCCGCTGAGGTCAATTATATGATGAGCTAAATGACCAGCAGCCCCGGTTTTTTGCAGTGCAGTCCCCAAGGAAAAAGACGCAGCAATAGTCAATATCACGCTAAAATCGAGACTTTTCTCAGCCTGACTAATTGAACAGCAGCCAAAAATAATCATTGCTGCCGCGCCGATCAGGGCGGCATTAAGCATGCTTATAACACCAAAGCCTGCACTTACAATGAGGCATAAAAGTATCGCCCATGAGAGATAGGCGCGCTCATGCCGAGGTGGTGCTTCCTCTAACTCATTAATCAATAGAAAATCTTTATTGTACCGTTGGCGACTCACAAAAGCGGGCCTCGCCTCTAATAACAAGGTATCGCCTGCGGCAAGTTTTATCGTACCGAGATTACCTTTGATACGTTCACCTCCGCGGGCTACCGCTAATACTGCGGCCCCATATCGATCGCGAAAGCGCATGTCACGAATTGCTTGGCCTAAAGAATCACAATGCGGAGAAACAACGGCTTCCACTAAACGCCGCTCAGCCCGATCGGTGCTCAGCGATTCTTCATGATTATCATTGGCAGAAGCTGTGATGCCGTTGATGCGCAGAAGGTCAGAAATTGCCTCAGTGTCACCAGCAAATACCAAACGATCGCCGCCTTTTAGCACTTCCTGAGAGGGAACCGCAGTAACGATACTGCCATTGCGCTCGATTTCAACCAGGTAAACCCTGCGTAAATTTCTCAGCCCCGCCTGCTCAACAGTTTTTCCAACGAGAGGGCCATTTTGCGCCACCGAAACCTCCAAAGTAAACTCGCGAAGGTTAGCAAAGGCATTCTTGGCTGAGCGATCCGGCAGAATTTTTGGAAATACCAGCCATATAAACAGCAAGCCAGCTATGACCACTGGCAGACTGATCATGGTGATTGAAAATAGCCCCAGACTTGGCTGCCCTGTGAGTGCCTGATATTGGCCATTAACCACCAAATTAGTGCTAGTGCCAATAAGCGTTAAGGTGCCGCCTAAAATTGCGCTATAACTGAGTGGAATCATTAATTTTGAAGGGGCGATATTAATTTTTCGCGACCAGCTATTAATTGCAGGAATCATCGTAGCAACAATCGGGGTATTATTTAAAAAACCGCTTAACAGTACCACCGGAGGGAACATACGCTGCATTGCAGCGCGAGCCGAGCTTGGTTTGCCCAGCAGGGCGTTGACTAGCAAATCAACACCACCTGATCCATGAATACCTGCGGCAATCACAAACATGGCGGCTACGGTCATCAAGCCATCATTAGCAAAGCCTGACAGTGCCTCGCTAGGGCTTAAAATGCCAGTCACGCTAAGCACGCTAAGCGCAGCCATCATCACAATATGTGGGCTGATGCGAGAAAAAATTAAAGTCAGTAAGGCACTAAAAGTAATGTATAACGCTGCCCAAGCTTGCCAATCCAAAATACGTTCCTGTGGGATGATTAACGTCAATTAAATAAGCGGATTACCTTATCTTGTCTTAACAGCCTTGAAAAGATCTTATTAAGTATATTTAGAGGTAAATGGCTTATATCTATTTTTGTGTTCAATCGTACCTGGCCTGAAATCAAGATGCGCGCTAAAACACGAATAGTAATAATTATCGAAATCATTTCAAGTTATTGATTTTATTGAGATTTTTTTGGTATTTTGTTGTTTTCTGCGCGTATTAAGCCTATATTTGCTGCATCACACAATGAGGAGTCGACGATGCAAGGTAAAACCACGATTATCAGCGCGTTAAATGGCGTGCTTTCACTTGAGCTGGTTTCAATTAATCAATACTTTCTGCACGCGCGCATGTTTAAAAACTGGGGCTTGGAAGAGCTCAATGAAAAAGCTTATAAAAAATCGATAAAAGACATGAAGCAGGCTGACGATTTAATTGAGCGTATCCTGTTTTTAGAAGGCTTACCCAATCTGCAACATTTAGGCAAGTTGCGCATTGGCGAAGATACCGAAGAGATGTTGCAATGCGATTTAGATTTTGAAACTGATCAGCTTGCTGCGTTGAAGTCTGCGATTGATTTATGCGAACAAGAGCAAGATTATGTCAGTCGCGAGTTGCTTGAGTCGATTCTTGAGTATGAAGAATCTCATGTTGATTGGATTGAAACTCAGCAGCATTTAATTAAACAGGTTGGTGTGCCCAACTATCTGCAATCAACGATGGAGGATGAATAATGCAGGGCTCACAAAAAATCATCGATTTACTCAATCGTCAGTTGACCATGGAGCTTTCTTCTATGGATCAATACCTAGCCCACTCCAAACTTTATGAAGACTGGGGGGT contains:
- the pyrC gene encoding dihydroorotase, which gives rise to MSQLLTLTQPDDWHIHLRDGVALKRTVNDAARQFNRAIVMPNLVPPVVNAAQAVSYHQRIMQNLASELSFDPLMVLYLTDNTQAEDILAAHQTGLVKAVKIYPAGATTNSDSGVTDILAKSDVYEVMQSIGMPLLIHGEVTDSHIDIFDREKVFIERTMIPLRAKFPALKIVFEHITTKDAADFVVDADGPMAATITPQHLMFNRNDMLVGGIRPHYFCLPILKRNIHQDALVKVATSGNTRFFLGTDSAPHATDKKEAACGCAGCYSAFSAIELYAQVFDEANALDKLEAFAAFNGPDFYGMPRNTETITLMKKAWQLPAQLDYLDGTITPLLAGEQIQWQIQAG
- a CDS encoding argininosuccinate synthase, with the translated sequence MADIKKVVLAYSGGLDTSVIVKWLQEEYQCEVVTFTADLGQGEEVEPARAKAEALGIKEIYIDDLREEFARDFVFPMFRANAIYEGEYLLGTSIARPLIAKRLIEIANETGADAISHGATGKGNDQVRFELGAYALKPGVAVIAPWREWDLNSRESLMAYCEQHGIQVETKPGKKSPYSMDANLLHISYEGDLIEDPWAEPEEDMWLWTKSPEDAPDTPRYINLSFKHGDVVAIDGVAKSPATVMEELNSIAGENGIGRVDIVENRYVGMKARGCYETPAGTVLLKAHRAIESITLDREAAHLKDELMPRYASLIYNGYWWSPERQMLQAAIDETQAVVNGEVRLKLYKGNVMVVGRKSDDSLFDEAIATFEDDAGAYDQKDAAGFIKLNALRLRTAAKKGRSPL
- a CDS encoding SLC13 family permease encodes the protein MDWQAWAALYITFSALLTLIFSRISPHIVMMAALSVLSVTGILSPSEALSGFANDGLMTVAAMFVIAAGIHGSGGVDLLVNALLGKPSSARAAMQRMFPPVVLLSGFLNNTPIVATMIPAINSWSRKINIAPSKLMIPLSYSAILGGTLTLIGTSTNLVVNGQYQALTGQPSLGLFSITMISLPVVIAGLLFIWLVFPKILPDRSAKNAFANLREFTLEVSVAQNGPLVGKTVEQAGLRNLRRVYLVEIERNGSIVTAVPSQEVLKGGDRLVFAGDTEAISDLLRINGITASANDNHEESLSTDRAERRLVEAVVSPHCDSLGQAIRDMRFRDRYGAAVLAVARGGERIKGNLGTIKLAAGDTLLLEARPAFVSRQRYNKDFLLINELEEAPPRHERAYLSWAILLCLIVSAGFGVISMLNAALIGAAAMIIFGCCSISQAEKSLDFSVILTIAASFSLGTALQKTGAAGHLAHHIIDLSGGTPWLMLILVYIAVVMLTETITNNAAAIIMLPIVLQITQQAGIDAEPFIFAIMMAASASFITPLGYQTNLMVYGPGGYKFTDFIKVGLPLSIFLAVVTLSILLLYYPL
- the bfr gene encoding bacterioferritin; its protein translation is MQGKTTIISALNGVLSLELVSINQYFLHARMFKNWGLEELNEKAYKKSIKDMKQADDLIERILFLEGLPNLQHLGKLRIGEDTEEMLQCDLDFETDQLAALKSAIDLCEQEQDYVSRELLESILEYEESHVDWIETQQHLIKQVGVPNYLQSTMEDE